The genomic segment TCAAGTAGCTCTTCAGAGAGTTCCAAGCAGAGAGGACCCCAATTTGGGGGTGAGGAGCAGGGTTTGCCTTCTGGGGCTGGGctcttcccctctctggagaTCAGCTCCCTCATCTGGGCAGTGAGGGAGTGGGAACAGATTGGTCGCAAGGCCCAGGTGCGCTCTTCTAGATCTATAATGTCTGTGACTCAAGGCCCTTAGAACATGCCCCTGTGCCCCTGTCCACAAGGGCATGGCGCCACACGGGTGCACAGAAGCAGACACACACTCCCAGCTGGGCCATCCACTCCACAGTGACGCACATCCACGTGGTGTCACCAggacccccttcccccaactgAACACAAACAGCCTCTCTCCCACGTGTTGACAGAGTCAACAGAGCCACACTCTTCTTCTGGGGTCAGGGAGTGGGGAACCAGCTGCCTTCGCTCTGTGTGTCCACTGGCAAGGCCATCTCTTGTCTTGGTCTTTCCCAAGGCCTCCCTAGAAAGTCAAGtgctggaggaggggtggaggcggggggggggggcagagggagaggcgggCTTGTCTGCAGCCTGACAGGGGCAGTCCCCTTCTACCTTCTGGGCCCTGGGGTCTTTCTCCCCTCACGGAATCTTGCCAAGGCTGGACGGGGTGAGCGGTTAGGGTCTGGGTTGAGAGGCAGCCCCTTGCTCTTTGGCTGTCTGCTGCCTGCCATCTGCCTGGAACTCGGCCTTCCCACCCTTGCCTGCCTGCCCGTCCAcccgccagccagccagccagcggGGCaaggggagggttggggggatTGGCTCCTCCCTGCTGCCTCTTAACTTTCCTTTACAGACATCGGGATGAGGCCCTCAATCCTGTTTGCTGCCTTCCTCTGGCTCCGGGGTTTCTTGGCCAAGGTACGGTGGGCACTGGGGGCAGGTGGGCactgggggcaggtgggcaggtggggcccTATCCTTGGGGCCTGTCCAGGCTCCCACCTCTCTGCGGGGCCCCGCAGCTGGTCTGCATTAAGCAGAGCAGGGCTGCTCCTTCCCAGCCGCTGGCTCGGAGCACAGCAAGAACAAATTGCTTCTGCCTGCCCGGGGCTGGCTCCCGGGCCTTAGGTGTGCCTAGCGGTGATGTCCTTTTGGCCCTGTCTGGGGGAGTGCCAGACAAGAGGACAGCCTTCTCTCTGATCCTGGCCCTGGCCCCCACTGGCTTTCCCAGAGGCCTAGACCCCAGAGCCCTCTGcccatctcctctcccctcctcccttccttcttacAGGGAGATGAGTGTCACACCCTGGCAGGGAGCCCGGACGGAGAGAGTGGAGGTAGGTGTCTTCAGTAGGGAAGGGAGGTCTGGGAGGTAGGGAGTGGGGGTGCAGGCTCAGTTTCTCCGTGCCAGACTTGGCCTCTGCTCTGGCCCTTTTtttgccttccctccttctttagAGGAGAAAGGGCATTGGGAGACTCTGAATGCAGCTCCTTCCCCCAGGACCACCTCTGAAAGTGAACGTCAGCAGCCAGGGGAGGCCTACTAGCCTCTTTCTGAGCTGGGCAGCCCCGGGGCCAGACAAGTTGAGCCATGCCCTCCGCCTCACCCACCTGAGTCCCCTGGGCTCTCCAGAAGGGCAGCCGCTCCAGGCCCACACCGACGCATCCAGCTTTGAGTTCCGGGACCTGGTGCCAGGAAGTCGCTACCTGCTGGAAGTGACTGCCCTGCGAGCCTGCGGACAGAATGCCACAGTCACCCTCGCTGCCCGCACCGGTGTGTGGTCTGCAGGCTAGGGGGGCCGGGCGTGGGCAGGCATCACTCGCGGTCCAAGCAGCTGTCCTGGAGGGTTGCCCAGGGACAGGGTAGCCAAGGAGGGCAACTTCTCTGAGGACTATGCCTGCTACGGTGACCCCTGTAGAAGCACTAGAAGCACACGGGTGATGCCCCTTTGGCCCTGAACTTGGCGCTTCTCTCTACCTCTGACACAGCCCCATCGACTGTCTACAACGTGCAGCTCCACAGCCCTGGGAGCCCATCCAGCCTCGAGGCCTCGTGGGGGGCTGCCCCCGGGGAGCAGGATGGCTACCAACTTCTCCTCTACCACCTAGAATCCCAGGCGTTGGCCCATAATACCTCCATGCCACCGGGCACCCTGTCCTACAATTTTAGCAACCTCCTACCAGGTAGCGAGTATGTTCTGGAGGTTACCACCTGGGCTGGCAACCTCCAGGCGAAGACCAGCGTCCACCAGTGGACAGGTAAGGCAGGCACTTGGCAAGGCCCAGGTGGCAGCCGGTCTGGGAGTGGTGAGGGGCGTCCAGAGCCTCATAGGCAACCCTGTCCCCACAGAGCTGGTTGGCGGCAGGATCCGACTCCAGGGCTCTTTCTAAGCCTGGCTTTGCTCTCTCCATCCTTCTTCCAGCCCCCGTGTCTCCTCCTGAGCTGGTGCTGCGGACCCTGAGCACCAGGGCCCTACAAGCCTCCTGGAACAGGTCTGAGGGGGCTGCCCGGCTCCACCTGGTGCTCACGGACCTCCTGGGTGGCACCAACCTGACCGCGGTAGTCAGACGCGGGGTCTCCAATCACACCTTCCTTCACCTCTCTCCGGGCACCCCCTACAAGCTGACGCTCAGGGCTGTTGCCGGGCCCCAATGGGTGGCGGGGCCCAATGCCACCGAGTGGACCTGTGAGTGCTTGGGGGGGAGGGTccagggaacacagcagaggctCCTCAGCTCTTCTCTGGCTGAGTGGGTGGGCTACAAAGGGTGGAGGGGGGTGCCTTTGGAATCCTGCGGGGAAGGGGTAAGGCTCGGAGGGAGCGCCCCCTCTgctggccgggggcggggggggggtggccccTGAAGAGATGAGGGTGGTGCAATAGTTATCATCACTTGCAGCCTTCACGGGCCAGCCATGGTGACATGCACTTGCTGTGGATcgtctcatttagtcctcaaatCAACGGAGCCCTGTCACcactgcgcccccccccccctccccgggtaGGGTAGAGGGAGCTGAGATGCAGAGAGAAGGGGCCCAAGGTCAAGCAGCGGGTGAGCGGCCACGCCAGTCTGCGCCTAGGCTGGGTGCCCGTGGAGCCCACATGGACATCGCCACGTTTTTGCTCCGAGACGCCCCATCTTGCGGTGCTTAAGAGTGGAGGGACCGCTCCGCTGAGCGGGTTCCAAATTTCACTGGTGCCTCTCACTGGCTAGGGGTCTCCGGACCCATTACTTAGTGtctctgtgtttccatttctgcTTCTTTAGAGGGGGATGGTGGTAAGAGGGCCCTATCACGGCAGCGTCGTGGGGATGCTCGTGAGGCAGTACGTGGGGGGCACTTAGACCCCTGCTGGCATCGACACACTTGGTCACTTGGGTGTTCTTTCTGTGACTGTTGTCCACGGCCAGGTCCCAGAATCTACCGGGAATCGCAAATGGCAGCCGCCTGCCTCTGGGCGAGACACAGCCTAGAGCAAACGGGAAGAAGCTGGCAAGAGGAGGGGAGGATGTTTCTCATCCACCGGTTAGGTTTTTCTGCACATATTTGCTCCTCGTTCCCATAGATCCTTCTGCCCCTCTGGACCTGGTGCTCATTCCCCTGCCCTCCATGCTCTGGGCAAGCTGGAAGGCGGGGCCTGGTGCCTGTGAGGGCTACCTGCTCAGGCTAAGCGGGCAGGTGGAGAAGAACACCACTCGGGGCCCTGGAGCCCTCAACGCCACATTCCTGGGGCCCCTGCCTGCTGGACATTACACTCTGGAGCTGAGGGCTCTGGCTGGGCCCTACGGCGCCTGGGCCCGGGCCAGTGCCTGGCTGGATGGTGAGTCTGGGCTGGTGGGGAACGGGCTGGGGTCCTgcccaggggcacctgcatggAGAAGCAGCTGGGTCCTCACTCCCCAGAAACTGCATCCTCTGCAGATTCTGCCGCCCAGCCCAGACGAAGCAATGGTACCAACCTCCAGCCGGATGGGCTGGCGGCCACCAGGGATCCCAGGAGGCAGGCACTGCTCTACACTGAGGGAGCCCCAGGCCTCCTCAGAAACATCTCCGTGCCACCTGCCACCACCCGGGCCATGACCCGGAGCCTCACAGACCATACCAGTGAGTGCCGGCTGCTGTGTCCCCTGGTCCGGGGTGAGGCCTTGCCTTGGGGAGGGACATCTGGGTAGAGGGGAGGCTCAGGAGAGCTGGGAGGGGGCTTTCCAGGGCCGCAGACACTATTTGGCCCCCTGACCAAACTGCCCCTCTCTTCAGAGCCCCTGGCACCACAGTCCCTGGAGGTCACCAGCAGGGGCAGCCCCTCTGACCTGGCCATGGGTTGGGCCCCCAGTACCAGGGCAGCAAGAAGGCTCCAGGGTCACCTGGCATCATGAGGGCAGCCAGAGGTCACGGGGCAGTCTTGTCGCCTGGGGACCAGATAGTTCCAGATAGTTCCTGACTCTGAGGGCTCTAATGCTCGGCTCTTGCTGCAACACTGTGTCAGTGTGGACCTGGGCAGGGAATCTCAGCTCCAGCTTTGTGAGCCCCCGTGCGTTCCCGGGTAGCCTCCAGGAGGCTGGCCCaggacagtgggggtgggggcccagctTCCTTTACTGTCTGCTCTTCTGTGTGCACGTTCTGGATTTGGAGGGTCACGTGCCCATCCAACGGGGGCCTTTGGTGAATCTGTTTGCAAGCATTTTCCACCTCCTACCATCGGGTcggccatccatccatccatccatctattcaacaaatatttagtgagtgcTTCGCATGTTTTAGGTATGGGGCGAGGTGCTGAGGCTAAAAATCACGAACAAGACAGTCTAGAAAGGAAGACTGACAGTAAACAGAggattatatatagatatatacacacatgcacatatataatgtatactattttatatatcatattataaatgtaaatgcatgATAGGAGTATGCATAATGTATTTCAAACCACATGCAACTGTGTTCTTATAGGTTAAAATTGATGACTATCAGGAATTTCATGTGGTATGTGGTTCAGTCTAATCTTTTAGGGCTCACAAGAGGGAAACCTGCTTAGGGAGTCAGGGAaagcttcttggaggaggaggaCAGTGAGCTGAGAAGCCTGCAGTCTGAGTCGGACAGACGAGGGCTTTCTGGAGAGGCTAAACATGCACCAAGGCCCTCAGGAggttggaggagagggagagagaatgagcttgTGGGAACTGAATGTCAGCAGGTGAGCTGACCAGGGCCCTAAGGGGTTAGAGAGGTGGGTGCTGAGTCTTGTGGGGACCCTGTGAACCAGACATCACACCCTCAAGAAGCTGACAGTGTGGGGAGGTGGAGGTGCGGACATCAGGGCAGAGACCCATGTTTTtcaagtggttttcttttttcttttttttaagattgatgtATTTATgagagaggcggggaggggcagaaggggagagggagagagaatctcacgcagacttcctgctcagcatggagcccgacatagggctcgatctcaaaaccctgagatcatgacctgaaccgaaatcaagagtcagaggcttaaccagctgagcacccaggtgcccctcaggtgGTTTCCTTGGGAAAGAAAAGTGAGTGTGCTTGGAGCCCCATGGAAGCTGGATTTGTAGGCTGGCAGTGTTTGGGGCTCTTGTGGAGACCCAGGAAAAGGGTGCAGgtagtggggaaggggaggcggGGGACAATGGCAGGGGATTTGGGTCATTCCAAATCTATTTCTTCCTTGACTTTGCAGTCCCTGCTCCTCCTGCCAATCTGAGCCTGGGCCTTgcctcccagcctcctgccctgaCTGCCTCCTGGGGCCCCCCACCGGGGGACAGGGATGGCTTCCAGCTGTGGCTTTACCGCTTGAGGCCCCTGACTCTGGAAAGCAAGGAGACTCTGGCTCCGGAGGCTCAGAACTTCTCCTGGGCCCAGCTGCCCCCAGGCACCGAGTTCCTGGTTCAGCTGGTCACCCTGCGGGGTCCAGATGAGAGCAGCAGAGCCAACGCCACAGGCTGGACGCGTGAGTGCCGCCCACACACCCCTTCCTTCCTGGCCACCCTTGCTGGCTGGATTCCCTGGGACTACGTGTTCTCCTCGATGTCTTTGTCATCTGTGGGCAGGCAGCTGGGGTGATGGTGGTTGTTCCCTGACCTCTAGACACCAGGAGGCCCCACGACCCTAACTGGGCACCCCCGGGACCTCCTAGAAGGTGGGCAGAACCCAGGGGTCTGCTCTTGTAGGGCAGCCGGGGCATGCCACTCTCCAGGCTCTCGCGTGGTCagtacgggggtggggggcagtggggaccCAGCCAGGACCCAGCCCCGagcctgccctgggctgggagtgTCTGACAGCAACAGTGGCTCAGGTTCACCAGGCCCTTTGCTAAGTGTTCTCCCTGTGttctctcatttcctcctcaTGACGACCAGCCTAGCAGGTGGATGCTATGGTTctgtccatttcacagatgagagactgaggcacagataaGCCAAGTCACTTGTCCTGGGTTCCTCAGCCCTAAGTGGGGAGTTGGGATTCCATTTCTAGCACTGTGACCCAGGGTCTGTGCTCCTTGCCACATCCTAACCtccagaggtggggggagggtgctgGCACTGGAAAGGGTCAAGCGCGGGACATGCTGCGCATCACACAGCGGGGTTCTCTCCTTCGCTCCTGAACCCTCCAGAGCCACAGAACTGGGTTTGGAAGCTCCCTCTCACACTGGCCTGGGTCCTCCTGCCTTTTCTGCTTCCCGCATTCTTGCTGGagtccttcccccaccctcagcaTCAGCCTTCTCCAGTGTGgtgactcccccacccccggccctgcCCTCCTGATTCCTCCCAGGGACCATGTGACCTCAGACAGGCCCGAGAAGAAGCTGGAAAGAGCTCTGGCCTGGGACGCAGGAGACCTGGGTGCTTGCTATGGCTCAGTACCCAGAGCAAACCTTGTTCctcgctgagcctcagtttcccccagttGCAAAGGAGGTGTTGACTAGGTGACGGGGCCAGGCTTATGTGACTTCAGGGCTTGGGCTCCCGCTGAGGGTGAAGGGGCACTACTTGGGCCCCTAGACATTGCCTGTCCTTGAGAACCTGCCCAGTCACGTGGGGGTCTTTGAAAGCTGCTTGGGtacaggggctggggctgggaaaaGGCACTGGATTTAATTCTGGTGCTGCCCAGTCCAGCCCTGCCTCCAGGAGGGGTGCTTTGGTAGGGAGAGGGATTAATTCGCTCATGCACTACTGGGCGAGTTTGTGCGCAGCTCTCCGGGACGAGTCGTGAGCCCAGAGCCCTGATGTGGTGCTGTTTCTGTCGGGGAGAATCTCGGGCTCACTGGACCACCCTGAGCTGCTGTTTCCTGATTGGGAAGGATGGAGGGACACCCAAGGGAGGAGCGAGCCAGAGATTTGGTTTGCATTCTTCTGCATTCATTTGCCAGGGCTGCACAAAGCACCCCAGGCTGGGGGCTTGGGTAGCAGAAATATAttgtctctcagttctggaggcagtAAGTCTGAGATCAAAGCGTTGGCAAGATCGGTTTCTTCCAAGGGCCTTGAGGGAAGGATTGGTcccagacctctctccttggctcgcagatggccatcttctctctctgtgtcttgacATGGTCTCCCCTCTGTGCGTGGGTGTGTCTGAATTTCCTCTTCTCACGAGGACACGGGTCATGTTGGATGAGggttccactctcatgacctcattttacttaATGACCTCTTTGAAGACCTTATCCCCCCAAACAGTCagattctgaggtcctgggggttaggacctcaacatgaattttgggggggatgTAGTTTGGCCTATAACACCTCTCTTCTTCTCAACCTTCCCATATCTTGCTTTCCCCACAGCCCCCCTCGCCCCTCCTCTGGTAAATGTGACCCCTGAAGGTCCCACCCAGCTCCGGGCATCCTGGGCCCATGCTCCCGGGGCGCGAGATGGCTACCAGGTGACTCTGTACCAGGCAGGGGCCCAGGCAGGCACCAGCACCGTGGGAGCTGAGGTGGACAGTACCAGCTTCTCAGCTCTGACTCCGGGCACTCAGTACGAGGTGGAGATCGTCTCGAAGGCTGGACCCCTCCACACGGCAGCAGCCAACGCCTCCGGCTGGACCTGTGagtgggggctggagaggggggcAGGGCTGCCTCTGAGACCCCCGGATTCTTTTCTCGACAGCACCTTAGCCCCCATGTTAGTTCCATTTCCCAAACTCCACACCCGAGGGCCCCGCCTGGGGTCAGCGCGCCTGTGGCCTCGTGCGCTGGGCCCTCAGCAGCTGGTTCAcccgctctccctccctccacagccCCGCTCACACCCAGCGAGCTGCTGGTGTCCATGCAGGCGGGCAGCGCCGTCATCAGCCTGGCCTGGGCCAGTGGCCCCCTGGGGCACGGGGTGTGCCATGCCCAACTCTCCGCGGCTGGGCACCTCTCCTGGGAGCGGCCCCTGGGGCTCGGCCAGGTCCGCCTCATTCTGAGGGACCTCACGCCAGGACGCAATCTGTCCCTGTCAGTGCTGTGCCGGGCGGGGCCTCTGCGGGCATCCACTCACCCCGTGGTGCTGCCTGTCGGTATGTGGGTGTCTGTCGGGGGAGAAGGGGGGGGCCCTGAGCGCAGGCTCCGATCCAGGCTGTGGCACTGCCCGTTCTATTCAGAGCCACCTGCTGCTCCCAGGTGGGtgcttccccacccccgccccggggatatgctttctctgcctctcccgaCAGGCAGTGATGTCCAGAGGAGAAGTTTCTCCGTGTGGCCAGGGCCCCTTTCTGTGGACATAAATGCCCGGTCCCTTTGTACCTGCTGGTTTTGAGAGCAGCTGACCCAGATGCCAGCCTCTTGGGGTGTCCCGACGCCCACACAACATAGACCCCTGATTCCCGCAGAGCCGGGCCCTGTGGAGGACGTGCAGTGTCAGCCTGAGGCCACTCGCCTGGCCCTGAACTGGGTGGTGCCCTCGGGGGACGTGGCCATCTGTCTGGTGGTGGCGGAGCAAGTGGCTGCCGGAGGGAGTGCTCACCTCGTCTTCCAGGCCAATACCTCGGGGGACGCTCTCCTCTTGCCCAGCCTGGTGCCTGCCACCTCCTATCGCCTCAGCCTCACCGTGCTGGGCAGGAACGGTCTGTGGAGTCGTGTGGTCACCCTGGTGTGCGCCACTTCTGCGGAGGGTGAGCCCTTCCCGTGGCCTGGGGAgccccctctgctctcccagcCCCCCTCGAGCATTGCCCGCGGGGGTTCTCACCGCCCTGGCTCTCCCTGCCGGGGGCTCTCCCTGTTCCCTGACCCCCCAGGGAACACACCATTAATGAAATGGCCCTGACCCACATTCCATATGCTCTTGAGCCTCCTGTCTGGCACCctggcccgggggtgggggggcccagTTCTTATTTAGTTGTATCCATCAGACACCAGTTGCCAGACATTATCAGAGGTGCTGGGGATATGACCGCATGacccctgcccttggcccctggcACCTAGTTAGGACCTCAGTCTTCCCCTCACCATCCCCAGGCTGGCACCCCCCGGATTTAGCTGCAGCCCCCCAGCTAGAGCCAGAGGCGGGGATGGGAGTGATGATCACACGGGGCATGTTTGGCAAGGACGATGGGCAGATTCAGTGGTACGGCGTCATTGCTACCACCAACATGTCACGTGAGTCCTGGGCCAGAGGGGCCAGGGAGACCCCGGTGACTGCCTAGCATGGGCCGGGCGAGGGGGCTCCAGACACCGGACTGGTAAGATGCAATGTCTGAGGCTGCATGAGcgctggagcagggagggagaccCAGAACATTCTTGAAGTTAGGGCTGATGTCATGCTGTGCGTGGTGGGAATATGCTAGAGAAATGGGGTAGCTGCTTTGTGGCAGGGAGAGCCGCTTCAGCCCCACTGCTGACTCTGCCCCTTTCCTGTTCCTCTGCAGTGGTTCAGCCTCCCCAGGAAGCCATCAACCACACGTGGTACGACCACTACTATGGAGGACATGACTCCTACCTGGCCATCCTTCTTCCCAACCCCTTCTACCCGGGGCCCTGGGCTGTGCCGAGATCCTGGATGGTGCCCATGGGTACAGAGGACTGTGGCCAGACCCAGGAGATATGTAATGGGCAACTCAAGCCAGGTTCCCAGTATCGGTGAGGGCTAAGACTGAAGGGGGGGGCCGGTTTTATAAGTGAGTTTCACTTATGGGTTGTTTGCACATTCTCTCCTCAAAAGATCTGGACTGACTTACAAAGAGAAAGCATTTGCTGGTCCATAAGGGTCCATTGAGTTATTTTGACTGGGCTTCCTGGTAGGCGAGGCAAAAAAGGGAACACCCATCTGTTACATGGAtccttttttcagaaaaaataaaggggggggtgGATTCTGCTTCAGCTTTCCAAGGATATGTAGGTACCTATTTCTGAGGCTTCTTGCTGTCAGAATAGGGCAGGGAAGATGGAAGAGAGGTTAGGCGTGGCTCGTTCTAAAGTTACAGACAGCATGATACATAGCCTCTTAGCAGGTGAGGAGGGCTCTCACTTTTTGAGTGTCTATTGCTCATGACTCCGTTTCCTGGAAAGGTTTTgccctctttgcccctccccaacaTAAGGTCCTGTTTCTCTGCCCCAGGTTCAGTGTTGTGGCTTTTACCAGATATAGCCCTCCCGAGACCATTATCTCCTTCTCGGCCTTCTCAGGTAGGATGGGCACCCGGCTAGGGTTCCAGCTGGGccccggggggaggggaagagtgcTGGGATCCCCCCCCTGAGGCTCACCCCCAATCAGCAGCAGGAGGGATTGAGCTTAGactgcagggagaggagagctggGAGACCCAGAGCCAGGGATACAGTTGGCCTAGGTGGGCTGAGGGGGTGAgtaggagaggagaggcagagacacacCATTAATGAAATGCTGTGTCACTCCCCACAATCACACTACCTTCCTGTACTGCCCTTCtctgtgctgctcctcccagaCCATCGAGGTTCTAGAACAGTCCAACAGTCTAGAACTGTCCAATAGAAACATAAAGCAAGCCCCAAGTGTGAGCCGTATATGCCGCTTAATATTTCTCagtagcagggcgcctgggtggctcagtcgttaagcgtctgccttcggctcaggtcatggtcccagggtcctgggatcgagtcccacatcgggctccctgctcggcgggaagcctgcttctccctctcccactccccctgcttgtgttcctgctctcgctatctctctctctgtcaaataaataaataaaatctttaaaaaaaaaagaaaatttctcagtAGCTACATGAGACaggtaaaaataaacaggtgaaactaatttttgtaataatttatttaaactaagatattaaaaatattatcatatcCACATGggatcaatttaaaaattattaatgagatattttacattctttttttattattaagtctttgaaatcctatgtgtattttatacttagagcAAATGTTAATTTGGAGCAGCCATATTTCAAGCACTCAATAGCTCCATGTGGCTAGTAGCTACCATGCTGGACAGTGCAGTCCCAGAAGGTCTAGGAAGCCAGGTCCTcaccctcttctttttctctgacgGTGCCAGGGAGGGGAGTAGACTCTCTGGGGCACGCTCAGAcgccaggggcagggagagctgcCTGTCGGGCGTTCTGGGTCCCCATGCAGGGTGGTCCCACCAGCAGCCATCTCTGGCCTTGGGTTGGAATTTGGGACTTCCGGAGGTGGGTTGTCGCTGTGCCCTCCGGCCGGTTTCAAGTCCAGGAGAGGTTGGCGTGTCACTGCAGGGGGACAAGGACGACTGTATTCCACCCTTCCTTTGCCCTTCCTAGAGCCCCGGGTCAGCGTCTCCAGGCCAGTCATGCCCCTCCCAGCGGCGGTGGGCATCATGGGGGGCTGTGTCCTCACCGTCTGTGCCATGCTGGGCCTGCTGTGCTGGAGgagggtgaaggggcagaggtgAGTGCGAGGGCAGGCTGGGGCCAGCGTGGCTGGGGGAGGAGTGGCATCTTCCCCAAGAAGCTCCCCACgcccctgcctccctgggctCACTCCCACGCGCCTCTTCATCCTTTGCAGGGCAGAGAAGAATCGGTTTTCCCAAGAGCTGACAGCTTACAACCTGCGGTGAGGGCGCCTTCCCGCCTCTCCTCGTGACGTGCTGGGCAGTGTGGGCCTGCCTTGCACGGGCCACAGTGGCACTGCCCCCAACCTCCCTGGCAGCCTGCCCCTCTGGGATTGCATCCCTCCCCGGTCACCTCACACCTTTGTCACACCTTCACAGCGGTGTCCGAACCCAGAGCTTCTGGCTCCTCTCTGCCCGTTCAGCCTCCTCCTTCCAATTCACCTTCTCCAG from the Halichoerus grypus chromosome 7, mHalGry1.hap1.1, whole genome shotgun sequence genome contains:
- the LOC118532254 gene encoding receptor-type tyrosine-protein phosphatase V-like, with the translated sequence MRPSILFAAFLWLRGFLAKGDECHTLAGSPDGESGGPPLKVNVSSQGRPTSLFLSWAAPGPDKLSHALRLTHLSPLGSPEGQPLQAHTDASSFEFRDLVPGSRYLLEVTALRACGQNATVTLAARTAPSTVYNVQLHSPGSPSSLEASWGAAPGEQDGYQLLLYHLESQALAHNTSMPPGTLSYNFSNLLPGSEYVLEVTTWAGNLQAKTSVHQWTAPVSPPELVLRTLSTRALQASWNRSEGAARLHLVLTDLLGGTNLTAVVRRGVSNHTFLHLSPGTPYKLTLRAVAGPQWVAGPNATEWTYPSAPLDLVLIPLPSMLWASWKAGPGACEGYLLRLSGQVEKNTTRGPGALNATFLGPLPAGHYTLELRALAGPYGAWARASAWLDDSAAQPRRSNGTNLQPDGLAATRDPRRQALLYTEGAPGLLRNISVPPATTRAMTRSLTDHTIPAPPANLSLGLASQPPALTASWGPPPGDRDGFQLWLYRLRPLTLESKETLAPEAQNFSWAQLPPGTEFLVQLVTLRGPDESSRANATGWTPPLAPPLVNVTPEGPTQLRASWAHAPGARDGYQVTLYQAGAQAGTSTVGAEVDSTSFSALTPGTQYEVEIVSKAGPLHTAAANASGWTSPLTPSELLVSMQAGSAVISLAWASGPLGHGVCHAQLSAAGHLSWERPLGLGQVRLILRDLTPGRNLSLSVLCRAGPLRASTHPVVLPVEPGPVEDVQCQPEATRLALNWVVPSGDVAICLVVAEQVAAGGSAHLVFQANTSGDALLLPSLVPATSYRLSLTVLGRNGLWSRVVTLVCATSAEGWHPPDLAAAPQLEPEAGMGVMITRGMFGKDDGQIQWYGVIATTNMSLVQPPQEAINHTWYDHYYGGHDSYLAILLPNPFYPGPWAVPRSWMVPMGTEDCGQTQEICNGQLKPGSQYRFSVVAFTRYSPPETIISFSAFSEPRVSVSRPVMPLPAAVGIMGGCVLTVCAMLGLLCWRRVKGQRAEKNRFSQELTAYNLRRTHRPIPIQSFRQSYEAKSAHAHQAFFQEFEELKEVGKEQPRLEAEHPANATKNRYPHVLPYDHSRVRLTQLEGEPHSDYINANFIPGYTDPQEFIATQGPLKKTLEDFWRLVWEQQVHIIVMLTVGMENGRVLCEHYWPADPTPITHGHIMVHLLAEEPEDEWTKREFQLQHVAQQQQRRVKQLQFTTWPDHSVPEAPGSLLTFAELVREQARATQGTGPILVHCSAGVGRTGTFVALSRLLQQLEEEQTVDVFNAVYALRLYRPLMIQTPSQYIFLHSCLLNKILEGPSDTFESQPISVTNFAQACAKRAANANAGFLKEYKLLLQAIKDVADSSAPPPGYEQDSMVSYDYSQVQFSPVEDSPPNEMLEAWLFPGGPSGHDHVVLTGPAGPEELWELVWEHGAHVLVSLCPPDTWEKEFWPTETRPIVTDMVTVHWVAESSTAGWPCTLLRVTHGKSRKEREVQRLLFPCWEPGRELPATTLLPFLAAVGRCCSRDKTKPGTLLSHSSRGVAQLGTFLAMDQLLQQVGAECTVDIFNVALQQSQACGLMTPTLEQYIYLYTCLNSALMDGLP